GGACCGCTATGCCGCGCTTGCTCGGAAGGCCTCTCCCTACGCCTGGACCACCATTACCGTGACGAGGCCGAACATGCCCTGCGGGCTCTCCGCGTGCGTCAGCACGTGGCAGTGGAAGGCCCACAGGCCCTCCTCCGTCGCCTCGACGAGCACGTCGTAGCGGTTCCCGGGCGCGACGTCCAGGGTGTCGCACATCTGGGGTGGGTTTATCGGCCAGCCGTCCTTCTGGAATACGAGCATGGGTAGGCCGTGCAGGTGCATGGGGTGGTTCATCACGCCCTCGTTGAGGTAGCGGATGAGGACCCGCTCGCCCTTCTTTGCGACCAGCGCGTCGGTGGCGGGGAAGCCCTTGCCGTTGATCGTGAAGCCGAGGTTGAGGTCGTTCAGGACCATGATGTATTCGCGGTCGTACTTCGGGTACGAGCTCGGGTCCTTCGGGTCCACGATGAAGGCGCCGAGGAGGCCGCGGTTCACCTGGTCCATCGCGTTGTGGTGCGAGTGGTACATGTGCGTGCCGGCGTTGCGCAGCGTGAACTCGTAGGTGAAGGTCTCGCCGGGCTTGATCTGCGGCTGCGTGACGAAGGCGACGCCGTCCATGTTGTTGGGCACGTAGAGCCCGTGCCAGTGCACCGAGGTGCTCTCCTTGAGATTGTTCTTGACGTTGATGCGGACGCGGTCGCCCTCCGTGGCGCGGATGATCGGACCGGGGATCATCTTGTTGTAGCCGCGCGCGGAAATGACCTTGCCGGGCGTCACTTCCCACTCGACTTCGTCGCAGGTGATGTCGAAGACCTTCACGCCGCCCTCGATACGGGGCGTGAGGGGTTGATTGCCCTTCCCTTTGGTCAGGGGCGTCTCCTGGTTCTTCAGGAACTGGTCTACGACTTCCTTGTGGTGGCGGTCGATCTCCTCCGGAGTCTCAGTTGTCGCCGGCGCCGCCGCGCCTTCTGAAGTAGTGTGGCCTGCGGCCGCATGGTCGACGGCCGGCCTCTGGCGGTCGAGAGCCGGCGACATGGCAATGGACGCGGATCCCACGATGGTGCTGGCGGAAACAACGCCGGCGCCGATGAGCGCCTTCTCGATGAATGACCGCCGGCTAACGCCCGGCGCTTCGGACGCGACAGCTTCTCCCTGTTCGGACATACGGAGCAACACCTCCCGAAAGCTCGGGCGCCGACCGGCGCGCCCTGCACTCTCGAGGCTACCGGGCCGCGGGGCGCGGTGCGAAAGCCGAGAGTCGATTTCCGGCCGGACGAAGGTCACGACTTGTCGGGACGTTCGGCCCTTCGCTGTAAGGACGCGACGCATCCGGCGTGGCGGCGCGCGTCTGAACCGGGTGCGCCGAAGGCGCCTATAATCCCGCTACCAACCACCGCAGGAGGCCGCCATGACCGCCACCAGCGTCCGCCCCGAAGACTGCCTGGCGAGGACGGCAGGGGAGGTTGAGGTCAGGGGCCTCCTGGCGCCGGTGCGGATTGTCCGGGACCGCTGGGGCATTCCGCACATCCGGGCTTCGAGCGTCGCGGACGCTTTCTTCGGCCAGGGCTACGCGATCGGGCAGGACCGCATGTTCCAGCTCGAGCTGCGGCGGCGCCAGGCCCGCGGCACGACGGCGGCGTTCATCAACAAGGGCTTCCTGGCCCAGGACAGGTCGAACCGCCGCACCGGGTTCCAGCGCCTGGCCGAGCAGGAATGGGAGGCACAGTCCGCCGAATCCCGCCTCGTGCTGGAGGCCCACGCGGCTGGAGTGAATGCCGCCATCGAGACGCAACCGCGCCCTTACGAGTTCGAGCTACTGGGGCACAGCATGGCGCCCTGGTCGCCCGTCGACACGCTGGCAATCATGAAGATGGTAGCCCTGGGCAACCAGTGGGCGCCCCGCATCCGGCGGGCGAAGCTGTTGGCGGCGCACGGGGTCGATGCGGTGCTCAATTCGCTGCCGGAC
The DNA window shown above is from Dehalococcoidia bacterium and carries:
- a CDS encoding multicopper oxidase domain-containing protein translates to MSEQGEAVASEAPGVSRRSFIEKALIGAGVVSASTIVGSASIAMSPALDRQRPAVDHAAAGHTTSEGAAAPATTETPEEIDRHHKEVVDQFLKNQETPLTKGKGNQPLTPRIEGGVKVFDITCDEVEWEVTPGKVISARGYNKMIPGPIIRATEGDRVRINVKNNLKESTSVHWHGLYVPNNMDGVAFVTQPQIKPGETFTYEFTLRNAGTHMYHSHHNAMDQVNRGLLGAFIVDPKDPSSYPKYDREYIMVLNDLNLGFTINGKGFPATDALVAKKGERVLIRYLNEGVMNHPMHLHGLPMLVFQKDGWPINPPQMCDTLDVAPGNRYDVLVEATEEGLWAFHCHVLTHAESPQGMFGLVTVMVVQA